The genomic window CTGTGTGCTGGGCCCCCTACTTTGCCATTCTGCTGTTGGAAGTATGTCAGATGGGgctgattttatttctttttttatcatattgATAATTTACAATGATTTTGATTCATATAGCACCACTCTGACCGTGTGAAACTTGTTCAGCTGTTCTGTACATTGTGAAATTTGACGAATAAAACATGCATTCACTATTCAGACACTAAATTGATTGACAACTTAGAAGCACAATCCCACATGGACATCAAACCACACACCAACAGAAACTGATGTACGTACAGATACATATTGCTTGTTTTAATCGCTATTCCCTTTTCCTTGTttggatgattggttggttggttggatttgggttttatttatttttaaatgcaggttgctgttggttgtttgttttttttacatgcatcACTCAGTGTACaccgcatgcatgcatgcacacgccccccccccccccccccccccacccacacacacacccttccccctacacacacacacacccacacacatagagccgagagacggagagagagagtaaagacggTAACAGAACTATGAAATGATAATAAaagcacacgcgtgcacacacacacacacacacacaaaaaaaacaaaaaaaacaaaacacacgcgcCACGCGCACATAAATAAATATCACTAACTTGTATGTCCCCGTGTACTGATTGCTGCACACAAAACCAGTGATAATTATACAACATGCTATGCTGTTGAGtgccgtcattgtcatcattaccatTTTGATGCTTGTCCACAGAAAATCATGGGCATTTCGGATGCGGAATATGTGACGGAACCTGGCAGCATGGTGAGGATCTTCTTCGCAGCCTTCAGCACGGCCTACAATTTTGGCCTTTACGTGGTCTACAACCGAAGCTTTCGCCAGGGACTTCTCAGACTGCTAGGAGTTACCGACAATGTGCACTGCTGTGGCAGAAACGTGCGAGTCCAGCCGTGTGACGACGGAATGAAGTCTGTTACCTATTAAATTAGGCAGCTGGGTCTGAAATATTTTGTATGCTCGAGAGCAGAACAATTAAGGTGATGGACGAAGACAAAATCAGATTATTGTGTAAAGGTTTCTATTCAGCAACTTTGGTTGCAGGTTCTTCAAGATATTTTGTGTGTTCTTGAGCAGAACTATTGAGATGATGAACGAAGATACAATCAGCATGAAACGTGTTAGCCTTGTGTGAGAAGGAGGTAAGCTAAgtgggaaaaagaaataaaggaacgaacgaacaaatgaataaatggatcaATCAATCGATTAATCAATCAGCCAACCAGTTAAAGAAAGGTAtggaatttttaaaaattaaaaagaagaacgaacgaatgaaacaaagaaagaaattgaacaaCAGCAAGTAAAACGAAGTGAAATCGAAAAATACACAAGTGTggaattaaaaggaaaaaaaaaagagctattcCTGAACAACACACCATTCATCTatcaaaacgaaaagaaaaaaaatcaaattacatAAATATGTTACAAATGAAGACAGAAGCGTGTGAAGGCCTTGCATAGTGTATAGATCAGTGAAAATATGCCTgagataaatgaatacaaaagCAATCATGCCAACACTACAGAGCTGTAACATAtgatgggtttgttttgttttgatcacaTACTTTACATGATTATTATGCTGTAAAATCGTGCTGATTGTGTTGCATATCCATCTACAAGCTACAAGAACCACAGCTATGGTGTAGGTATTTACAGAAGTTATACTCAGGTCAGAGGTTTTCGTCTGCCATTGGTAACCATATAACCCAGTACTAGCTGCCGCATGTGGGGAGTAAAACCCGACAAGCAAATCCAAGATGGACGGGGTCCACAAGATTTGACTtgcccaaaagaaaaagaaaccatttGCAGAAACCTAGGCTTTGACAACACCGACAGACCTggatgaatctggtgaacagttcttctgtgcagtgCCCAAATGCCTTTTCACAGAGttgagagaacaagaagaagaagaaacaggagtgGAGTAAAAGAACGATCTTCGTGCTCAAAGTTGCATTGTTCatgtctcctcttccctcttacCCATCCATCTTCTTCTTTGGATAAAGGTCTAGGTTCAGGGTTTTCATTGcttttgctttgtgttttttcAGTCCCATGAGAGGCATGTGTTTGACTGGGTTGTCAGCAACATCAGTAGGTCCAGTCATACATCACTAACTTAAAGACCTTTCGCAAGAGGAACTAAATTCCTAAACTGACACTCAACTCTAAAAGATCCTATCCACTCTGAAAGTTCACTTTCTTCTGTCACAGATTATAGAATCAATG from Babylonia areolata isolate BAREFJ2019XMU chromosome 1, ASM4173473v1, whole genome shotgun sequence includes these protein-coding regions:
- the LOC143293482 gene encoding uncharacterized protein LOC143293482: MTVVKMFILVAAIFAVCWAPYFAILLLEKIMGISDAEYVTEPGSMVRIFFAAFSTAYNFGLYVVYNRSFRQGLLRLLGVTDNVHCCGRNVRVQPCDDGMKSVTY